The genomic window CAGAATTTGAAGAACAATATGCCCAGTACTCGGAGATACTTTCGGAATTACAAAGCTATGGCGTAGATTTTGGTTCAATAGAAGATAAAATCAACGAAATAAATGAAAATGTTGAACAAATTGAGGAATACTATTCAAAGTATCTCGAACAGAAGTCGGTTTATTGGACTAAATATCCACTAGTGCCAATGGCTAACATTAGAAAAGCATACTTCCTTACAAAAGAAACCGAAGAAAAAATAAAAGAGATACTGCCGATACTGAACGCCACTCTTCAAGAAGTTAGGGAGTTAATCGCCCAACAGGCAAACCAAACCCTACCATCAGGAAATGAAACAACTCCGGGACCAAGCAACGTTACACAACCTTCAAATCAAACTATGAATCAAACAACCACAGTAACGGAGAATCAAACCCAGATAATAGTTAAGGTAGTTAGAGTTCTCATCGATGCAAGCCATGACCAATATTATAATGACCAAAGACTTAGCGGATTAATGACCAGAATAAAAGACGAGCTCGGATGGTTAGTGGATGTGAATCACCAAGAAAGCCTGAGCAAAGAGCTTCTCTCAAAGTACGACGTGCTTATTATAACAAATCCGGGAGAAGATATCACCGAACAAGAAGCGCAAGCAGTTAAAGAGTGGGTAAGGGAAGGTGGGGGACTGCTTATAACTGGAGACTGGTATAGATATGTGTATTACAAGAGCCTCAACAGGATTACAGAAGAATTTGGAATCAAATTCAACCCAGACGAGCTTATGGATGATGATAAGAATACAGGACGTTCATATTTCCCATTAATAGGTGAATTCAACTTCGACCATCCGGCAACTAGATTCCTAAACGAGGACTCACAGCTCTACTACAATGGAGGCACTTTAGATATAAGTGGAAATGCGGTCTGGATTGTCAGAGGATACCCAACCTCCTATGCAGTAGATAGCAGCGGAAAAGTAACAAAAGAGAAGGGCTCAAAACCCGTTGTAGCAGCAGCTGTTGAAGTAGAAAACGGCAGAATAGTCGCCTACGGCTCAAGCAAATCCCTCAGCGACGATTACTACGGAAAGTACATAGAAAGCAACTGGCCATTCCTTAAAGGGGTTTTGCTGTGGTTAGCAGGAGAAATCTGATTCAGTTCTCTTCCCCTATATTTTTACTCCATTTTTATATAAGCAAGGGATAATAAGAACATCATTTCTACATTCATCGAAACGAAACGATTTTATACTTCAAGGAGGCACTTTTATATGCATTAACCCGAGGTGATGTGCATGCATGAGCTTGTTGAATTTGCTGTCGAAAAAGCCCAGGAGCTGGGTGCGAGTTATGCAGAAGCAAGGTTCGAGGAGAAGAACGGAACGGAAATAGTCATGAAGAACGGCAACCCGGAAGGGCTTGGGATATTAGCCGATAGAGGTATAGGTATTAGGGTTCTTGTGAACGGCGGGATGGGCTTTGCTTCTACAAACGTCTTAACAAAGGAAAGCGTGGAAGAAGCCGTTAAAAAAGCTGTAAAGCTCGCAAAAGCCGCGGCAAAATTAAGAAATAGGCCCATACAGTTCAGCGAGGAAGACTTCCATCAGGTTTTCTACGAAGTGAAGATGAAGAAGGACTTCAGAAATGTTAGTGCCGAGGAAAAAATGGAATACCTCAAGCTCATCGAGGAGAGTGTAAAAGAAACCGGCGTAAACACCCCAATGCGCTTCTTGAGGTATGGAGACTTCATGTGGCACAAGGTTTTCATGAACAACGAAGGAGCCCTTGTCGAGAGCCTTATACCTAGGGTTTCCATAACTTACAATCTAGTTGTCTTCGAGGACGGACAGATGGAGCAGGCCCCATTCGTCCAGAGGGCATTTTCCGGCGGGCTTGAGCTTATTGAGAAGGATAAGCCATGGGAGTGGGCCGTTAAGGATGTCAAAGCCCTTCAAAAGCTAATAAAGGAGGGACAAAAGCCGCCGGAGGGAAAAGTCGACTTAGTGCTGGCCCCAGAAGTTGCTGGTATAGCAGTCCACGAGAGTGTTGGGCATCCCTATGAGCTCGACAGAATAATGGGAAGAGAAGCGGCTCAAGCTGGAGAGAGCTTTGTAAAGCCCGAGATGCTTGGAGAAAGAATTGGAAGTGAAGCTGTGACCGTTATAGAAGACCCAACAATTCCGAACAGCTGGGGCTTCTACCTATACGATGACGAGGGTGTAAAAGCGAGGCCGAGGTATCTCATCAGAGAGGGTATAATAAACGAGTTTCTCATGAACAGGGAATACGCCGCTTATCTTGGAATGAAATCAAACGCAGCTGCGAGGGCAATTAACTACAACCGCGAACCAATAGTGAGAATGGCAAACACCTACTTAGCTCCGGGTGATTATTCCTTCGAGGAGCTTATTGAGGACGTTAAGTTAGGAGTTTACATGGTGAGCTTTAACGAGTGGAACATAGACGATAGGAGATACCAGCAGAGGTACATTGGTAGAGAGGCTTATTTAATCGAGAACGGCGAGATAAAGCACCCCGTAAGGAGACCAATTCTTGAGATAACCACCAAAGGGCTGTGGAGCAGTGTCGATGCCGTTGGAAAGGAAGTGGAATTTTACCCAGGCACATGTGGAAAAGGTGAACCCGGACAGGGAGTTCCGGTATGGATGGGAGGGGCCCATGCGAGACTTAGGGATGTCGTACTGAGGAGGTGAAAAAGATGTTCGAGATTAACGAACTAATCCTGAAAAAGGCGAAAGAGCTCGGCTTTGGCGATGTTGTTGTATTGGCTTACGAGCAAAACAGAAGACAGGTGAGGTTTGCCAACAACGAAATAACTGTTGCAAAGAACTGGCACACACAAAAGGTAAACCTTTTCGTTGAGTACCAGAAGAGATTGGCCTCAACAACTTTAACAGCTCTGGATGAGAAGACGATAGAAAAAACTCTTCAGATGTTGATGAAGAGCGTTAAAAACCTCGCTCCCAAAGAGGACTACTACGGAATAGCCGAGGGGCCTTTTGAGTACAAAGACATTCCAGAGACCTTCGATAAGGCAATAGTAGAGCTTGATGAGCCAAACGAATACGTTGAGGTCGCAATAAACGCTGCTCTTGAAGAGGGGGCAAAGAGAACCGCAGGTGTCCTTTACACAGATCACAATAAGCTCTACCTAACAACGAGCAACGGCGTCGAGGCTTTTGACGAGGGAACGGGAATAGAGATAAGCATAAGGGCATTTATAGGCGATGAAGAGAGCGGGCATGGGACTAATTCGGTAAGGGTTCTCAAAAAGTTTGACCCCGAGAGTGCGGGAAGAAAAGCTGGGGAAATTGCAAAGATGGCCGTTAATCCAGTCCAAGGCGAAGCTGGGACTTTTGATGTAATATTCGACCCGCTAGCATTCGCCAACCTAATGAGCTACATGAGCTTCATGGCTTCAGCTTTTGCCGTAGAGGCTGGGTTCAGCTTCTTGGTTGGCAAACTCGGACAGAAGGTTGCAAACGATATCGTAACAATCAAGGACGTTGGAAACATGCCAAACGCCTATGGCACAAGGAAATTTGACGATGAGGGTGTTCCTACAAGGGAAACCACAATCATTGAGAACGGAACTCTGAACACTTACCTCCTCAACACAAGCTTTGCAAGGAAATATAAGAGGGAAACCACGGCAAACGCAGGTTTATTGATGCCTGAAGCTTGGAACGTCTATGTAGGGCCCGGCGATTATTCAAAGGAGGAGCTCTTCAGCGAGGTTAAGCGTGGAATCTACATAACCAACGTATGGTACACAAGGTTCCAAAACTATGTTACCGGGGATTTCTCAACAATTCCAAGGGACGGGGCGTTTTTAATTGAGAACGGCGAAATAGTAAAGCCCATAAGAAATATAAGGGTAAGTGACAACTTCCAACACATACTTGAGAGCATTGCAGCATTAGGAAAAGACCTCTATCACATCCACTGGTGGGAAGTCAATACCCCAGTGTTTACACCCTATGTCCTGGTAAAAGATGTTGGAATAACAAGGGCTACAAAGTAAAGCCTTTTTCTTTTCTAAATTATTTTCAACAGGCCCAAGCTTGGTATTAGGGTTATGAGGATGCTCAAAAGCCCTCCAATGATGAGGGCTGGTATGGTCTTTCTTTTTTCCATTCCAAAGATATAAGCGGCTAAACTGCCCGTCCACACTCCCGTCCCCGGAAGAGGTACGGCAACAAAGATGATAAGACCCAAAAAACCCCACTTCTCCACGTAGGGATGCGCTTTCTTCCTAACCCTTTCCATATACCTCAGATACAAATCGGCAAATTCCCCCAGGGGAGTGTTTTTGAGCCCGAGCATTACCCAGTCTATCAGGGGCAGAAGGAGCGGCAAAGCCAAGGAAAGCAGCAACACTCCAAGAGATGCCATAATCAAAGTACCGGGAAGAGAGTAACCCCTACCTATGCCATATACTATGGCATACCTCCCCTCAAACGTTGGAACAAGTGAGAGCAAAAACACCTCGAGCAGACCGTTCATTTTGAGCACCAAACTCATAAAAATAAAGAGGGGTTAAAAATCTATTCCCGCTCTTTCGTTTACTTTCTTCCAGTTTCGCCCATAGAAGAACGAATATCTGCCACGGGCAATTTTCCCTTCCCACTTCTCTACAAGCTCTTTTTCCTTTTCAAAGGCCCATTTTGTGAGTTCTGCAAGGCTTTCGCTCTCTTTAAGTTCCCTCGTCCTTCTTATTATTTCCATCTGCAGCTCATCTCTCTCCTTTGAGAATTCCTCAATATACTTTTGGTAGTTGGTCTGGAACAACCTGTGGAACTTTTCAATTCTCCACCAGTAGTTTTTGGGATTATAGAGGTTCGTAGGTGACTCTGACTCTGGAATTCCACCTTCAAAAAATATTGGCTTGAAAATGCTCAAACATGGAAGCGAAGTCCCAGTAAACCAGTGCATATCCTTGCCAAGCTCCGAAATTTGAGATGAAGCAGTTTGAGAAGGTCTTGTTAAACCACCGTAGTGCATGCATATATCTCTCATGGAGCCTTTTTCTGGGGAATACGGCTCGAAGCTGTGAGACCTTAGAATTTCCATCATGTATTCAAGCGTTATCTCACCTTCCTTCTCCTTAAGCTTCCTGTAAGTAAAGGCTCTCCTCTCCCTTCCATGGGCAAAATGAGTATAGAATCTATCAGAGAAATGCTTGGCAAAACTAAACTTTGGTCTCTTGGCAAGGCTCTCGACGCTCTCTGAAGCTAAGTCCCAATCATCCTCTATCGTGAGAGCATTTGAAATAGAGTATACATCCTCAATTCTCTTTGCAACCCAGTGTTTGCCCGCAGTTTCTAGAACCCATGCCTCTTTTGGGTCCGCAATTATAAATGAGTTGCTGTAGAGCAGTTTGTGCTCGTAGCTACCATTTCCTCCTTGTCCATAGCTCTCGATTATATCAATTATGAAATGAAGAGCCTCTTTAGAGGTTTTTGTTCTTTCAAGAGCGAGCCTTATCATGTCCATTCCCAAGATGCTTTTCTCTGGAATCTTCTCCTTGGTGAAAACTGCAGTATTACCTATAGCTAAACCGAATTCGTTAACTCCCATCTCCGCGCCCCAGATCCACCAAGGGCGTGAGAGAATTACCGCGTAGGTTTCTTTAACTTGAGGAAATTCAACATAGGTTAGCTTAACAGCCTCTTCCTCATGTTTTTGCCTTGGGATGACCTCGAGAACCTGAGCCTCATTTGGATCTCTATCGCTGTTTTTCGCAAAAAGCATAACCCTTTCTTTAGTTGCTTTGGGGGTTGCAACGAGAATGTCGCACATCCACAGCACCTAAAAAAGATTAGAGGTAGAGGTTTTTAACAATTTGGAAAAGCATCAAAGCTTCAAGCAATCTGTGGAGTCTAAGTACTCTCCTTTCTCCTTGTCCCAGTGGGAGTGGTAGAACCACTCAGCAGCCTTGCAGTATTCAAAGAGTTCGTCCTCTTTGAAGTAGAGTGCTATTTCTCTCTTTGCAGTTTCCTCGCTGTCTGAGGCGTGAATAACGTTGTAAATCGCATCTCCAACATCAAGACCATAGTCGCCCCTTATAGTTCCCGGCTCTGCATCCTTGGGGTCAGTTGCGCCGCACATCTTTCTTACGACGCTTATAGCATACCTACCTTCGAGAACCATGACTACGCTTGGCGCTTTTGTGATGTAGTCTATCAGGGGCTCAAAGAAGGGCTTTCCTTTGTGCTCTTCATAGTGCTTTTCTGCCAGTTCTCTATCGATGTGAATCATCTTCATTCCGATTATTTTGAGACCTTTCTTCTCGAATCTGCTTATAATTTCACCTATAAGACCTCTAACAACAGCATCGGGCTTTATAATCACAAGAGTCCTTTCCGTCTTGTTCATTGGCAACACCAAGAAGAATAAGCCCGAGGATTTAAAATCCTTTTTAGTCCCGCACAAGATTTATAACTTACCTCTGCCTTTTCCCTCTGGTGAAGAAAATGGAGTTCAGGGAAATCATACTCAAATATGCGCTCATCAATGCAGTGCAGCATGATGGAAAAGCAAACCCTAAAGCTGTTATAGGAAAAATACTGGGCGAGAACCCGGAGTTGAGACCAAAGGCAAAAGAGATAATTCCTCTTGTCAATGATGTTGTTCAGGAAGTTAACTCCATGAGCAAGGAGGAGCAGGAAGCAAAACTCAGAGAGATCTATCCCGAGTTCTTTGAGGAGAAGAAGGAGAAAAAAGAAGAAAAGAAAGGCCTCCCACCACTACCAAAGGCAGAAAAGGGAAAAGTGGTCACGAGATTTGCGCCAAACCCGGATGGAGCTTTTCACCTTGGAAATGCAAGGGCAGCTATCCTAAGCCACGAGTATGCAAGGCTCTATGATGGAAAGTTCATCCTCAGATTTGACGACACCGATCCAAAGGTTAAAAGGCCAGAGCCCATATTCTACGACTGGATAATTGAGGATTTGAAGTGGCTCGGCTTCCAGATAGATGAGATTCACTACGCGAGCGACAGGATCGAAATTTATTATAAATACGCTGAAGAGCTCATAAAGATGGGAAAGGCGTATGTATGTACCTGTGAGCCGGAGCACTTCAGAAAGCTTAGAGACGAAGGAAAAGCCTGCCCCCACAGAGACCTTCCCCCAGAAGTCCAGCTAAAAGAGTGGGAAAAGATGCTCAACGGGGAATACAAAGAGGGAGAAGCTGTTGTTAGAATTAAGACCGACCTAAACCATCCAAACCCGGCTGTTAGAGACTGGCCGGCCCTTAGGATAATTGACAACCCCAACCACCCAAGAACCGGAAACAGGTACCGCGTATGGCCGCTCTACAACTTTGCCTCCGCTATAGACGACCACGAGCTTGGTGTTACACACATCTTCAGAGGGCAAGAGCATGCCGAAAACGAGACGAGGCAGAGATACCTCTACGAGTATTTTGGGTGGGAATACCCGGAGGCAGTCCACCACGGAAGGCTCTCCATTGAAGGGGTAATCCTAAGCAAATCCAAGACAAGAAAGGGTATTGAAGAGGGCAAGTATCTCGGCTGGGACGACCCAAGACTTGGAACTATCAGAGCACTGAGGAGAAGAGGCATTCAGCCAGAGGCCATTAAGGAACTTATACTTGAAGTCGGGCTCAAGAAGAGCGACACAACCGTAAGCTGGGACAATCTAGCTGCAATAAACAGAAGGATACTTGAGCCAATAGCAAACAGGTATTTCTTCGTCGCCGACCCAATTCCGATGGAGATTAAGGGGTATGATGAAGAATTCATAGCAGAAATACCTCTCCATCCCGATTACCCGGAAAGGGGAGTTAGGAAACTCAAATTCACCCCCGGAAAGCCAATTTATGTCTCAAAAGACGACCTTGAGCTATTGAAGGACAACGAATACATCAGGCTCAAGGATCTGTTCAACGTCAAAATAGTCGAAGTTAGCGAAGAAAGGATCACAGCAGAGTTTGACAGCATTGAATACGAGAAAGCCAGAGAGAACAAATGGAGGATGATTCACTGGGTCCCCGAAGGCAAGCCGTGCGAAGTTCTTGTCCCAGAGGGAGAAGAGCTTATCGTGAGAACCGGACTGCT from Thermococcus bergensis includes these protein-coding regions:
- a CDS encoding TldD/PmbA family protein, which gives rise to MHELVEFAVEKAQELGASYAEARFEEKNGTEIVMKNGNPEGLGILADRGIGIRVLVNGGMGFASTNVLTKESVEEAVKKAVKLAKAAAKLRNRPIQFSEEDFHQVFYEVKMKKDFRNVSAEEKMEYLKLIEESVKETGVNTPMRFLRYGDFMWHKVFMNNEGALVESLIPRVSITYNLVVFEDGQMEQAPFVQRAFSGGLELIEKDKPWEWAVKDVKALQKLIKEGQKPPEGKVDLVLAPEVAGIAVHESVGHPYELDRIMGREAAQAGESFVKPEMLGERIGSEAVTVIEDPTIPNSWGFYLYDDEGVKARPRYLIREGIINEFLMNREYAAYLGMKSNAAARAINYNREPIVRMANTYLAPGDYSFEELIEDVKLGVYMVSFNEWNIDDRRYQQRYIGREAYLIENGEIKHPVRRPILEITTKGLWSSVDAVGKEVEFYPGTCGKGEPGQGVPVWMGGAHARLRDVVLRR
- a CDS encoding COG2426 family protein, with product MNGLLEVFLLSLVPTFEGRYAIVYGIGRGYSLPGTLIMASLGVLLLSLALPLLLPLIDWVMLGLKNTPLGEFADLYLRYMERVRKKAHPYVEKWGFLGLIIFVAVPLPGTGVWTGSLAAYIFGMEKRKTIPALIIGGLLSILITLIPSLGLLKII
- a CDS encoding TldD/PmbA family protein, translating into MFEINELILKKAKELGFGDVVVLAYEQNRRQVRFANNEITVAKNWHTQKVNLFVEYQKRLASTTLTALDEKTIEKTLQMLMKSVKNLAPKEDYYGIAEGPFEYKDIPETFDKAIVELDEPNEYVEVAINAALEEGAKRTAGVLYTDHNKLYLTTSNGVEAFDEGTGIEISIRAFIGDEESGHGTNSVRVLKKFDPESAGRKAGEIAKMAVNPVQGEAGTFDVIFDPLAFANLMSYMSFMASAFAVEAGFSFLVGKLGQKVANDIVTIKDVGNMPNAYGTRKFDDEGVPTRETTIIENGTLNTYLLNTSFARKYKRETTANAGLLMPEAWNVYVGPGDYSKEELFSEVKRGIYITNVWYTRFQNYVTGDFSTIPRDGAFLIENGEIVKPIRNIRVSDNFQHILESIAALGKDLYHIHWWEVNTPVFTPYVLVKDVGITRATK
- a CDS encoding glutamate--tRNA ligase, with amino-acid sequence MEFREIILKYALINAVQHDGKANPKAVIGKILGENPELRPKAKEIIPLVNDVVQEVNSMSKEEQEAKLREIYPEFFEEKKEKKEEKKGLPPLPKAEKGKVVTRFAPNPDGAFHLGNARAAILSHEYARLYDGKFILRFDDTDPKVKRPEPIFYDWIIEDLKWLGFQIDEIHYASDRIEIYYKYAEELIKMGKAYVCTCEPEHFRKLRDEGKACPHRDLPPEVQLKEWEKMLNGEYKEGEAVVRIKTDLNHPNPAVRDWPALRIIDNPNHPRTGNRYRVWPLYNFASAIDDHELGVTHIFRGQEHAENETRQRYLYEYFGWEYPEAVHHGRLSIEGVILSKSKTRKGIEEGKYLGWDDPRLGTIRALRRRGIQPEAIKELILEVGLKKSDTTVSWDNLAAINRRILEPIANRYFFVADPIPMEIKGYDEEFIAEIPLHPDYPERGVRKLKFTPGKPIYVSKDDLELLKDNEYIRLKDLFNVKIVEVSEERITAEFDSIEYEKARENKWRMIHWVPEGKPCEVLVPEGEELIVRTGLLEKTANLKVDDIVQFERFGFVRVDKVEGDKVIAIFAHK
- the ndk gene encoding nucleoside-diphosphate kinase codes for the protein MNKTERTLVIIKPDAVVRGLIGEIISRFEKKGLKIIGMKMIHIDRELAEKHYEEHKGKPFFEPLIDYITKAPSVVMVLEGRYAISVVRKMCGATDPKDAEPGTIRGDYGLDVGDAIYNVIHASDSEETAKREIALYFKEDELFEYCKAAEWFYHSHWDKEKGEYLDSTDCLKL
- a CDS encoding C69 family dipeptidase — encoded protein: MCDILVATPKATKERVMLFAKNSDRDPNEAQVLEVIPRQKHEEEAVKLTYVEFPQVKETYAVILSRPWWIWGAEMGVNEFGLAIGNTAVFTKEKIPEKSILGMDMIRLALERTKTSKEALHFIIDIIESYGQGGNGSYEHKLLYSNSFIIADPKEAWVLETAGKHWVAKRIEDVYSISNALTIEDDWDLASESVESLAKRPKFSFAKHFSDRFYTHFAHGRERRAFTYRKLKEKEGEITLEYMMEILRSHSFEPYSPEKGSMRDICMHYGGLTRPSQTASSQISELGKDMHWFTGTSLPCLSIFKPIFFEGGIPESESPTNLYNPKNYWWRIEKFHRLFQTNYQKYIEEFSKERDELQMEIIRRTRELKESESLAELTKWAFEKEKELVEKWEGKIARGRYSFFYGRNWKKVNERAGIDF